The genome window CGGCAGGAACACGCCGAGGGCGTTGTAGAGGCTCGGCACGTACTTATCGAGGGTCATCTCGAGGATCTGCACGATCGCGGCGATCACGCCGATGTAGCTCAGCAGGCCGAGGAAGCTCATGTCGACCCCGGGCAGGCCCGCCCAGGCGAGCGCGCCGTCCTTGAGCAGGAAGCGGTAGAGCAGGCTGTTGGCGGGAACGGTGATGGTCTGCACCACGATCACCGCGATGCCGAGGCCGATCGCGGTTTCGATCTTCTTCGAGATGGCGATGAAGGAGCACATCCCGAGGAAGAACGCGAGCGCCATGTTCTCGACGAACACGGAGCGGAAGAACAGGCTGAGATAGTGCTCCATATCAGTACGACTCCGCTCGCACGTGGGCGCAGATCCGGAACGTCGGCACTTCCTTCTGGCTGCTCTTCCAGGTGCGCAGACCCCAGATGATCAGGCCGATCAGGAAGAACGCCGAGGGCGGCAGCAGCAGCAGGCCGTTCGGGATGTACCAGCCGCCCT of uncultured Alphaproteobacteria bacterium contains these proteins:
- the nqrE gene encoding Na(+)-translocating NADH-quinone reductase subunit E — translated: MEHYLSLFFRSVFVENMALAFFLGMCSFIAISKKIETAIGLGIAVIVVQTITVPANSLLYRFLLKDGALAWAGLPGVDMSFLGLLSYIGVIAAIVQILEMTLDKYVPSLYNALGVFLPLITVNCVILAGSLFMVERDYTVGESAVYGLGSGISWALAITALAGIRDKLKYSDVPGGLQGLGITFITIGLMALGFMSFSGVQI